The following are from one region of the Pseudodesulfovibrio piezophilus C1TLV30 genome:
- a CDS encoding phosphatidylglycerophosphatase A family protein has protein sequence MIQHPRLDRFATSLATLGPVGHFPKAPGTWGSLAAILTAPWLFLPFSFPQRLLILLVILCVGIWACSRAEKVYAEKDPGCVIIDELFGQWLAILFCSTTNWQLAVAFCLFRGFDIFKPWPVKWTENTFPGGMGVMLDDGVAGLYALVFLSLITLLF, from the coding sequence ATGATTCAACACCCCAGACTTGATCGCTTTGCGACCTCTCTAGCAACACTTGGTCCTGTAGGTCATTTCCCCAAAGCTCCTGGGACATGGGGATCTCTTGCTGCTATTCTCACCGCTCCCTGGCTTTTTCTTCCTTTTTCCTTTCCACAACGACTGCTCATCCTTTTGGTGATCCTTTGTGTCGGGATATGGGCCTGCTCTCGTGCTGAAAAAGTATATGCGGAAAAAGACCCCGGCTGTGTCATTATCGATGAACTTTTCGGGCAGTGGCTCGCGATCCTTTTTTGCAGCACGACAAACTGGCAGCTTGCGGTTGCCTTCTGCCTCTTCCGGGGATTTGACATATTCAAACCATGGCCTGTCAAATGGACTGAAAATACCTTTCCAGGTGGAATGGGAGTGATGCTTGACGATGGAGTTGCGGGCCTTTATGCATTGGTCTTTCTTTCTTTGATCACACTTCTTTTTTAG
- the pal gene encoding peptidoglycan-associated lipoprotein Pal encodes MKLKWNIVILTILAMALMMAAGCAKKTTSSTPPGAQVEVKDDTQWSPPPAPVEEPKVDEATLAAEAEARAKAEAVEELSSVVIHFAFDSYELSEEARSVLALKANVMRRYKNIRVVIEGHCDERGTEEYNLALGERRARAAYEHLVILGVDPERMSLVSFGEERPVDSGHTETSWEKNRRAEFVVQ; translated from the coding sequence ATGAAATTGAAGTGGAATATTGTCATACTGACCATTTTGGCTATGGCGCTTATGATGGCCGCCGGGTGTGCCAAAAAAACGACATCCAGTACACCTCCTGGCGCACAAGTCGAGGTGAAGGATGATACGCAATGGTCGCCGCCCCCAGCTCCAGTTGAGGAACCCAAAGTTGATGAAGCCACGCTTGCTGCTGAAGCAGAAGCTCGCGCCAAAGCGGAGGCGGTCGAGGAGTTGTCCAGCGTTGTCATTCATTTTGCCTTTGATTCCTACGAATTAAGTGAAGAAGCACGTTCTGTGTTGGCTCTTAAGGCAAATGTCATGCGTCGTTACAAGAATATTCGGGTTGTTATCGAAGGGCATTGTGATGAGCGTGGTACTGAAGAGTATAACCTTGCACTTGGTGAACGTCGAGCCCGCGCTGCTTATGAACACCTCGTTATTCTCGGTGTTGATCCCGAGCGTATGTCTCTAGTCAGTTTCGGTGAGGAACGGCCAGTCGATTCCGGTCATACTGAGACTTCCTGGGAAAAGAATCGCCGTGCCGAGTTTGTTGTTCAGTAG
- a CDS encoding TonB family protein produces the protein MRLRLGLFLSLLLHTGFIAYALFLGNDTNVQVNMNRPVYTVDLISLAPPPTAPAPVVEVIQKSVEVPSVPTVEAAPESTPVVVQAPAVEAKAEPKIEDISPKKVKKKTLIKKKKEEPKVTPKPKPKPKKTAQQLRQEALAAAQAAVRREEQKKAQALQKELAALKKQEGDQVYSHGAQDGKEGGGVGGTGSGLSEVYSLIVGLAIKKNWRYPTFSGEANLLTVVELTLAEDGKILSSIIRESSGNSEFDNSTLRAIKETQYVERPRTERDRILLINFNSQELSE, from the coding sequence ATGCGGCTTCGCCTCGGTCTTTTCCTTTCTCTCCTCCTTCATACCGGCTTTATTGCCTACGCTTTGTTTCTGGGCAACGATACGAATGTTCAGGTAAACATGAATCGTCCTGTATATACGGTTGACCTTATCTCCTTGGCTCCGCCTCCGACAGCTCCGGCACCCGTTGTGGAAGTTATACAGAAAAGTGTAGAAGTGCCTTCCGTCCCAACAGTTGAAGCTGCTCCTGAATCGACTCCTGTCGTTGTTCAAGCTCCAGCAGTAGAAGCGAAAGCGGAACCCAAGATTGAGGATATCAGCCCAAAGAAGGTTAAGAAAAAGACTCTTATAAAAAAGAAAAAGGAAGAGCCCAAAGTCACACCAAAGCCCAAACCAAAGCCCAAAAAGACTGCCCAGCAGTTACGGCAAGAAGCATTGGCTGCCGCCCAAGCTGCCGTGCGGCGTGAGGAACAGAAGAAGGCTCAAGCTTTGCAAAAGGAGTTGGCCGCCCTCAAGAAACAGGAGGGTGATCAGGTCTACTCTCACGGTGCGCAAGATGGCAAGGAAGGAGGGGGTGTCGGAGGAACTGGTTCTGGGCTTTCCGAGGTTTATTCCCTTATTGTGGGGTTGGCGATCAAGAAAAATTGGCGATACCCCACTTTTTCAGGGGAGGCTAATCTTCTGACTGTTGTCGAATTGACATTGGCAGAAGATGGCAAGATTCTTTCTTCGATAATACGTGAGTCGTCAGGCAACTCTGAATTCGACAACTCCACGCTCCGGGCTATAAAGGAAACCCAGTACGTGGAGCGTCCTCGTACGGAACGGGATCGTATTCTTCTTATCAATTTCAACAGCCAGGAACTCTCAGAGTGA
- a CDS encoding PD40 domain-containing protein, which produces MQRILLISLSCVMSVFFFSSAFADGPLSVDIHGPGQKMVNIILLPPKGIGGSPLPEALARSFENIVKENLGYIPFLHVVPMAELLGGDPSTGVQGREIDYKPMQLARIDLCLTTGWNGNYLEARIFDTFSGRRLVGKAYNDMSEQTLPPAADRFSSAFLEALTGKKGFFDSPIAFVKQEGKTKEIFTILPQGRALKRITRLGGFNLSPAWSQNGEQIVFTHIGKSRHELGVYDGKTKKIRMISKGLGQTVISPVFGPQNRLLVALNRNGATNIYELDSKFNPKRILAESPYIDVSPSFDRTGNLMAFTSGRAGNPHIYLLTVKTGKIRRVTISGKYNTHPCLSPDGRYIAYTHRTANGHRIFLHDLETGREQQLTFGPGNDEYPAFGPDGYFIAFASSRIGEYQLYLTTRHGDKPKKISTGPEPAFAPAWDTSMQ; this is translated from the coding sequence ATGCAACGAATATTATTAATAAGTCTTTCATGTGTGATGAGTGTTTTCTTTTTTTCCTCAGCCTTTGCGGACGGTCCTCTTTCTGTTGATATTCATGGACCTGGGCAAAAGATGGTCAATATCATTCTTCTTCCACCAAAGGGAATTGGCGGAAGCCCGTTGCCTGAAGCCCTTGCCAGGTCTTTTGAAAATATTGTCAAAGAAAATCTGGGCTACATTCCCTTTCTTCACGTTGTCCCTATGGCTGAATTGTTAGGTGGGGATCCCAGTACGGGGGTGCAGGGGCGTGAGATCGATTATAAACCGATGCAGTTGGCTCGAATAGACTTGTGCCTGACTACAGGCTGGAACGGCAATTACCTGGAGGCTCGTATCTTTGACACTTTTAGCGGGCGTCGTCTGGTAGGGAAAGCCTATAATGATATGAGCGAGCAAACATTGCCGCCAGCGGCAGATAGGTTTAGTTCCGCTTTTCTGGAAGCCTTAACGGGAAAGAAAGGTTTCTTTGATTCCCCTATAGCCTTTGTCAAACAGGAAGGAAAGACCAAGGAAATATTTACCATTCTTCCTCAAGGACGCGCTCTGAAGCGTATTACTCGTTTAGGTGGATTCAACCTCAGTCCCGCTTGGTCACAAAACGGAGAGCAGATTGTTTTTACCCATATAGGGAAATCAAGGCATGAACTTGGAGTCTATGATGGTAAAACGAAGAAAATACGGATGATTAGCAAAGGATTAGGGCAGACCGTCATCAGTCCGGTGTTCGGGCCGCAGAATCGGTTGCTCGTTGCTCTTAATAGAAATGGTGCGACGAATATCTATGAATTGGATTCAAAATTCAACCCGAAGCGCATTTTGGCAGAAAGTCCTTATATCGATGTTTCACCAAGTTTTGATCGAACCGGCAACCTCATGGCGTTTACATCGGGCAGGGCTGGTAATCCTCATATTTATCTTCTTACTGTGAAAACCGGTAAGATTAGACGAGTGACAATCAGTGGAAAATACAATACGCATCCCTGCCTGAGTCCTGATGGGCGATATATTGCTTACACCCATAGAACAGCCAATGGGCACAGGATATTCTTGCATGATCTGGAAACAGGTCGTGAACAACAATTGACTTTTGGGCCGGGAAACGATGAGTACCCTGCGTTTGGGCCGGATGGATACTTTATCGCATTTGCCTCCAGTCGGATTGGAGAATATCAACTGTATCTTACTACCAGACATGGAGACAAGCCCAAGAAGATCTCCACAGGTCCAGAACCGGCATTTGCCCCGGCGTGGGATACTTCAATGCAATGA